In one Cellulomonas sp. JZ18 genomic region, the following are encoded:
- a CDS encoding TetR/AcrR family transcriptional regulator, whose translation MRRTGDTRERILDAAERLFFRDGIAVTGVDAVAAAAGVAVVTLYKHAGSKDALLRDVLRRRLDSWLVHWDAAVAAARSPRDRLLAVFDAVETFRAAAGPTQWCCFLATASERPLPADGEDDAVLELVRQDTRLVTERLVALAREAGHPDPRATASALLLLYNGVLASLLRGEPADPVPLAREAARTLLDATG comes from the coding sequence GTGCGGCGCACCGGCGACACCCGAGAGCGGATCCTCGACGCCGCGGAGCGGCTCTTCTTCCGCGACGGCATCGCGGTGACCGGCGTCGACGCCGTCGCCGCAGCCGCGGGCGTGGCCGTCGTGACGCTCTACAAGCACGCCGGCTCCAAGGACGCCCTGCTGCGCGACGTCCTGCGCCGCCGTCTCGACTCCTGGCTCGTGCACTGGGACGCCGCCGTCGCCGCCGCCCGCTCGCCCCGGGACCGGCTCCTCGCGGTCTTCGACGCCGTCGAGACGTTCCGGGCCGCCGCCGGGCCGACGCAGTGGTGCTGCTTCCTCGCCACCGCGTCGGAGCGTCCCCTGCCCGCGGACGGCGAGGACGACGCCGTGCTCGAGCTCGTCCGGCAGGACACCCGCCTCGTCACCGAGCGGCTCGTCGCACTGGCGCGGGAGGCCGGGCACCCGGACCCCCGTGCCACCGCGTCGGCGCTGCTGCTGCTCTACAACGGCGTGCTCGCGAGCCTGCTGCGCGGCGAGCCCGCGGACCCCGTGCCGCTCGCGCGCGAGGCCGCCCGGACCCTGCTCGACGCCACCGGCTGA
- a CDS encoding MFS transporter, with the protein MVKRSFHPAARQVAAAAAPARTGVATALAGTLLVATTYGMARFAVGLSAPALQAERPALAPALGWTGTVQFTAYAVAALAVARVVDRRPRAGLVVAGATATLGCLGVALATDPAVLLLSVAVAGTGGALASPALVPVVDAAVPRPARPAAQSAVNAGTAVGVVGAGAVVAAVPATAPAWALMAALCAVTAGAAWWTARRAAGRPPGEGTDGHGPSLGGDDAPRPAPGAPLVRPAAAAVVVGAGSAMIWSFGPLVLVDAGAVPSARTGWLWVALGIGGVLGVLTGALVRHVGLRAAWATCSAALALATLGVAGAATSGGVALALGSTALFGAAYMAASGVLILWAREVWPGRAGAGTSVLFVALATGQALGAAGLGAARGGTDAVVLAGAAAALCALGAGRGWSHAGRGEAAVGPGRQEAGGYGRCRSSRARCAVFAASVRVVVVTVCGVSSRSW; encoded by the coding sequence ATGGTGAAACGGTCGTTCCACCCCGCCGCCCGGCAGGTCGCCGCTGCGGCGGCGCCCGCACGCACCGGGGTCGCCACCGCGCTCGCGGGCACGCTGCTCGTCGCGACCACCTACGGCATGGCGCGGTTCGCGGTGGGCCTGTCCGCACCGGCGCTCCAGGCGGAGCGGCCCGCTCTCGCGCCCGCGCTCGGCTGGACCGGGACCGTGCAGTTCACCGCCTACGCGGTCGCCGCGCTCGCGGTGGCGCGCGTCGTGGACCGCCGTCCCCGCGCCGGCCTCGTCGTGGCGGGGGCGACCGCCACGCTCGGGTGCCTCGGCGTCGCCCTCGCGACCGACCCGGCGGTGCTCCTGCTCTCCGTGGCGGTCGCCGGCACCGGGGGTGCGCTCGCCTCGCCCGCGCTCGTGCCGGTCGTCGACGCCGCGGTGCCACGGCCCGCGCGCCCGGCGGCGCAGTCGGCCGTCAACGCCGGGACCGCGGTCGGGGTGGTGGGGGCGGGTGCCGTCGTCGCCGCCGTGCCCGCGACCGCGCCCGCGTGGGCGCTGATGGCGGCGCTGTGCGCGGTGACGGCCGGCGCCGCGTGGTGGACCGCCCGGCGCGCGGCGGGACGGCCGCCCGGGGAGGGGACGGACGGCCACGGGCCGTCGCTCGGCGGGGACGACGCACCACGCCCGGCCCCCGGCGCGCCGCTCGTGCGCCCGGCGGCCGCGGCCGTCGTGGTCGGGGCCGGGTCGGCCATGATCTGGTCCTTCGGGCCGCTCGTGCTCGTGGACGCCGGGGCGGTCCCGTCCGCGCGCACCGGGTGGCTCTGGGTCGCGCTCGGCATCGGCGGCGTCCTCGGGGTGCTCACCGGCGCGCTCGTGCGGCACGTCGGGCTGCGGGCCGCCTGGGCCACCTGCTCCGCGGCGCTCGCGCTCGCCACCCTCGGCGTCGCCGGCGCGGCGACGTCCGGCGGCGTCGCCCTCGCGCTCGGCTCCACCGCGCTCTTCGGCGCCGCGTACATGGCGGCGTCGGGCGTCCTCATCCTGTGGGCGCGCGAGGTCTGGCCGGGGCGCGCCGGAGCCGGGACCTCGGTGCTCTTCGTCGCCCTGGCCACGGGGCAGGCGCTCGGGGCGGCGGGGCTGGGCGCCGCCCGCGGGGGCACCGACGCCGTCGTCCTCGCGGGCGCCGCCGCGGCCCTGTGCGCCCTCGGGGCGGGACGGGGCTGGTCGCACGCCGGCCGCGGTGAGGCGGCGGTCGGCCCGGGACGTCAGGAGGCCGGCGGGTACGGGCGCTGCCGGAGCAGCCGCGCGA
- a CDS encoding tRNA (cytidine(34)-2'-O)-methyltransferase — MLHVALFEPRIPGNAGNAIRMCAGTGATLHLVEPLGFDLSEARLRRAGLDYHDLAHVVVHPHLDALLTALPRARVLAFTTRGERRHTDVDWREGDVLLFGPEPTGLPDEVVAHPRVTDRVRIPMLPGRRSMNLSNAAAVATYEAWRQLGFPGGE; from the coding sequence GTGCTGCACGTCGCCCTGTTCGAGCCGCGGATCCCCGGCAACGCGGGCAACGCCATCCGCATGTGCGCCGGCACGGGCGCGACCCTGCACCTCGTCGAGCCGCTCGGCTTCGACCTGTCGGAGGCGCGGCTGCGCCGGGCCGGGCTGGACTACCACGACCTCGCGCACGTGGTGGTGCACCCGCACCTCGACGCCCTCCTGACCGCGCTGCCCCGGGCCCGCGTCCTCGCGTTCACCACGCGCGGCGAGCGCCGGCACACCGACGTCGACTGGCGCGAGGGCGACGTGCTGCTGTTCGGCCCGGAGCCCACGGGCCTGCCGGACGAGGTCGTCGCGCACCCGCGCGTCACCGACCGCGTGCGCATCCCCATGCTGCCCGGCCGCCGCTCGATGAACCTGTCCAACGCCGCCGCCGTCGCCACCTACGAGGCGTGGCGGCAGCTCGGGTTCCCGGGAGGGGAATGA
- a CDS encoding GNAT family N-acetyltransferase, translated as MSAHTGAGVLVEPARPDDVDAILALRASLEDWMAEAGVVQWPRGSLPRERVEVQLAAGEWHVVRGAPGEVVGTLRLLWADPEFWGDDDTPAVYVHGLMSAISRRGSGLGRALLDWAADRGREAGVAVFRLDCRDTNPALRAYYEGYGFTAVGHRDFPTFRAVLLEKPLDPAP; from the coding sequence ATGAGCGCGCACACCGGCGCGGGCGTCCTCGTGGAACCGGCGCGCCCGGACGACGTCGACGCGATCCTCGCGCTGCGGGCGTCGCTCGAGGACTGGATGGCCGAGGCCGGGGTCGTGCAGTGGCCGCGCGGCTCGCTGCCGCGCGAGCGCGTCGAGGTTCAGCTGGCCGCCGGCGAGTGGCACGTGGTGCGCGGCGCGCCGGGCGAGGTCGTCGGGACGCTGCGGCTGCTGTGGGCGGACCCGGAGTTCTGGGGTGACGACGACACCCCGGCGGTGTACGTGCACGGGCTGATGAGCGCCATCTCCCGCCGCGGCTCCGGCCTGGGCCGGGCGCTGCTCGACTGGGCGGCGGACCGCGGGCGGGAGGCCGGCGTCGCCGTGTTCCGCCTGGACTGCCGGGACACGAACCCGGCGCTGCGCGCCTACTACGAGGGCTACGGGTTCACCGCCGTCGGGCACCGCGACTTCCCCACCTTCCGCGCCGTGCTGCTCGAGAAGCCGCTCGACCCCGCCCCCTGA
- a CDS encoding amidohydrolase: MPYDVVDAHLQVWDPETVHYPWMAQDPSLLHQAYRVADVGGELHEHHVDGVVLVQSADNRADSEHLLFQALSCPAVVGVVAWVPLDRPDEAATQLDHWRGEPVVGVSHHVDREADARWLVRDVVDDGLHLLTERRLVLDLPATTPELLGHVATVAERHPKLTVVVDHLGGPPLAALRARDTTTWTRWTTALDEVAQVPNVVAKLAGLGRAAGPGWSADDVRPAVEHALAAFGPDRLMAGSDWPSALQGHPSWHAAWAAVGATLADLDEVGRAHVLGRTAVEVYGIPPLVAEG, encoded by the coding sequence ATGCCCTACGACGTCGTGGACGCCCATCTGCAGGTGTGGGACCCGGAGACGGTCCACTACCCGTGGATGGCGCAGGACCCCTCCCTCCTGCACCAGGCGTACCGCGTCGCCGACGTGGGCGGAGAGCTGCACGAGCACCACGTGGACGGCGTGGTGCTCGTGCAGTCCGCGGACAACCGGGCCGACTCCGAGCACCTGCTGTTCCAGGCGCTCAGCTGCCCCGCGGTCGTCGGCGTCGTCGCGTGGGTCCCCCTCGACCGGCCGGACGAGGCCGCGACGCAGCTGGACCACTGGCGCGGCGAGCCCGTCGTGGGGGTCAGCCACCACGTCGACCGCGAGGCCGACGCGCGCTGGCTCGTGCGGGACGTCGTCGACGACGGGCTGCACCTGCTCACCGAGCGCCGGCTCGTGCTCGACCTGCCGGCGACGACGCCCGAGCTGCTGGGCCACGTGGCGACCGTCGCCGAGCGGCACCCGAAGCTGACCGTGGTCGTCGACCACCTCGGCGGTCCCCCGCTCGCGGCGCTGCGGGCCCGGGACACGACGACGTGGACCCGGTGGACGACCGCGCTCGACGAGGTCGCGCAGGTCCCCAACGTCGTCGCCAAGCTCGCGGGGCTCGGACGGGCCGCCGGACCGGGCTGGAGCGCCGACGACGTGCGGCCGGCCGTGGAGCACGCGCTCGCGGCGTTCGGCCCCGACCGCCTCATGGCGGGCAGCGACTGGCCGAGCGCGCTGCAGGGCCACCCGTCCTGGCACGCGGCCTGGGCCGCGGTGGGCGCGACCCTCGCGGACCTGGACGAGGTCGGGCGGGCGCACGTGCTCGGGCGCACGGCCGTCGAGGTGTACGGCATCCCGCCGCTCGTCGCCGAGGGCTAG
- a CDS encoding gamma-glutamyltransferase family protein: MVGSTHWLASAVGMRTLEAGGNAFDAAAAAGFTLSVVEPHLNGPGGDVPVIGHRAADGRTFVVCGQGTAPAAATPLAFAALGVDVVPGTGHLAAVVPGAFGAWLDLLARYGTMTLAEVLAPAIGYARDGYPLVPAAARTVATVADMFTEHWPTSAEVYLTAGRAPEAGSRFANPALAATFERLVAEAQAAGPDREAQIEAARRAFYEGFVAEAVDAFVSGTPVVDATGSAHAGFLRGDDMAAWRASEEPTVSVPFAGVEVHKTAAWGQGPVLLQQLRLLDALGAEDLVREVVTAERQGLVAVAPTTELVHLVTEAAKLAFADRDAWYGDSGDVPLDTLLSPAYAAERARLVGAEADGGYRPGSPDGREPVLPRALVEARAEAESGTTGSTGGAPGSGLGEPTVSPIGLSPGDTCHVDVVDRWGNRVSATPSGGWLQSSPVVPGLGFALPTRAQMFWLQPGLPSSLVPGTRPRTTLSPAMVLGAGGAGFAFGTPGGDQQDQWTVPFLLRHLVGGADLQAAIDGASWHSTHVHGSFHPRTHTPRGLAAESRLGREVLAALAARGHAVEDAGPWTLGRISAAGVRADGLLEAAANPRGMQGYAVGR, translated from the coding sequence ATGGTCGGCTCCACCCACTGGCTCGCGAGCGCGGTCGGCATGCGCACGCTCGAGGCGGGCGGCAACGCGTTCGACGCGGCCGCGGCCGCGGGCTTCACGCTGTCGGTCGTCGAGCCGCACCTCAACGGGCCCGGCGGCGACGTGCCGGTCATCGGCCACCGGGCGGCGGACGGGCGCACGTTCGTCGTGTGCGGGCAGGGCACCGCACCGGCCGCGGCGACGCCGCTGGCGTTCGCGGCGCTGGGCGTCGACGTCGTCCCGGGCACGGGCCACCTGGCGGCGGTCGTCCCGGGCGCGTTCGGCGCGTGGCTGGACCTGCTCGCGCGGTACGGGACGATGACGCTCGCCGAGGTCCTCGCCCCGGCGATCGGGTACGCGCGCGACGGCTACCCGCTGGTGCCGGCCGCGGCCCGGACGGTCGCGACCGTCGCGGACATGTTCACCGAGCACTGGCCGACCAGCGCCGAGGTGTACCTGACGGCCGGCCGCGCGCCCGAGGCGGGGAGCCGGTTCGCCAACCCCGCGCTCGCGGCGACGTTCGAGCGGCTCGTCGCGGAGGCGCAGGCGGCCGGACCGGACCGTGAGGCGCAGATCGAGGCCGCCCGCCGGGCGTTCTACGAGGGCTTCGTCGCCGAGGCGGTCGACGCGTTCGTGTCGGGCACGCCCGTGGTCGACGCGACCGGCTCGGCCCACGCGGGCTTCCTGCGCGGCGACGACATGGCGGCGTGGCGCGCGAGCGAGGAGCCGACGGTGTCGGTGCCGTTCGCGGGCGTCGAGGTGCACAAGACGGCCGCCTGGGGCCAGGGCCCGGTGCTGCTGCAGCAGCTGCGCCTGCTCGACGCGCTCGGCGCCGAGGACCTGGTCCGGGAGGTCGTCACGGCCGAGCGGCAGGGTCTCGTCGCCGTCGCGCCGACCACGGAGCTCGTCCACCTCGTGACCGAGGCCGCCAAGCTCGCGTTCGCCGACCGGGACGCCTGGTACGGCGACTCGGGCGACGTCCCGCTCGACACGCTGCTGTCCCCCGCGTACGCGGCCGAGCGCGCCCGCCTCGTCGGGGCCGAGGCCGACGGCGGCTACCGGCCCGGCAGCCCGGACGGGCGCGAGCCGGTGCTGCCGCGCGCCCTGGTCGAGGCGCGCGCCGAGGCGGAGAGCGGCACGACGGGGAGCACGGGCGGCGCGCCGGGCAGTGGCCTCGGGGAGCCGACGGTGTCGCCCATCGGCCTCTCCCCCGGCGACACCTGCCACGTCGACGTGGTCGACCGGTGGGGCAACCGGGTGTCCGCGACGCCGTCGGGCGGCTGGCTCCAGTCGAGCCCGGTCGTCCCCGGGCTGGGCTTCGCGCTGCCCACGCGCGCGCAGATGTTCTGGCTCCAGCCCGGGCTGCCGTCGAGCCTGGTGCCCGGCACGCGCCCGCGCACGACCCTGAGCCCCGCGATGGTGCTCGGCGCCGGCGGCGCGGGGTTCGCGTTCGGCACGCCGGGCGGTGACCAGCAGGACCAGTGGACCGTGCCGTTCCTGCTGCGCCACCTCGTGGGCGGGGCCGACCTGCAGGCGGCGATCGACGGTGCGTCGTGGCACTCGACGCACGTGCACGGCTCGTTCCACCCGCGCACGCACACCCCGCGCGGCCTCGCCGCCGAGTCCCGGCTGGGGCGCGAGGTCCTCGCGGCGCTCGCCGCGCGCGGGCACGCGGTCGAGGACGCCGGGCCGTGGACGCTGGGCCGCATCAGCGCGGCGGGCGTGCGCGCCGACGGGCTGCTGGAGGCGGCGGCGAACCCGCGCGGGATGCAGGGGTACGCGGTCGGGCGCTGA
- a CDS encoding FadR/GntR family transcriptional regulator, with the protein MSRTQGVVEDIQRLILDGGLRPGDRLPAEKELAAELGVSRGSLREGVRALVVLGILEARHGDGTYVTDLNPATLLTPLAFVADVPGDRVQLHAVRRMLETEAAGLAALRRTDPQIARARAALDETNRALVQAAPDPEVLVAADLAFHRAVADASGNSVLAALVDGLAGTHARRRAWEELHDVAGDRVTAEHEAILAAVVDRDPDRARLRMATHLLAVEDLIAGRSTREQTALR; encoded by the coding sequence GTGTCACGCACCCAGGGCGTCGTCGAGGACATCCAGCGGCTGATCCTCGACGGCGGGCTGCGCCCGGGCGACCGGCTGCCCGCGGAGAAGGAGCTCGCCGCCGAGCTCGGCGTCTCCCGCGGCTCGCTGCGTGAGGGCGTCCGCGCGCTCGTCGTCCTCGGCATCCTCGAGGCGCGCCACGGTGACGGCACCTACGTCACGGACCTCAACCCGGCGACCCTGCTCACGCCGCTCGCGTTCGTCGCGGACGTGCCGGGCGACCGCGTGCAGCTGCACGCGGTGCGGCGGATGCTCGAGACCGAGGCCGCGGGGCTCGCGGCCCTGCGCCGCACGGACCCGCAGATCGCGCGGGCCCGCGCCGCGCTCGACGAGACGAACCGCGCGCTCGTCCAGGCCGCACCGGACCCCGAGGTCCTCGTCGCCGCCGACCTCGCGTTCCACCGCGCCGTCGCCGACGCGTCCGGGAACTCGGTGCTGGCCGCGCTCGTGGACGGCCTCGCGGGCACCCACGCGCGCCGCCGCGCCTGGGAGGAGCTGCACGACGTCGCGGGCGACCGCGTCACCGCGGAGCACGAGGCGATCCTCGCCGCGGTCGTCGACCGCGACCCCGACCGCGCACGGCTGCGGATGGCGACGCACCTGCTCGCCGTCGAGGACCTGATCGCGGGCAGGTCCACCCGCGAGCAGACCGCCCTGCGCTGA